CGGATCGAAGTCCTTGACTTCGCAGGCGAACCGGACGGGGAAGTCCGACGCGTCGAACTGCGTGATCTCGGCCGCGCCGCTTCGGCCTTCGAGAAGGGACGTCCAGCTCGAGTGAACGTCCTTCCCGACCGCCGTCAGCAGACCGGTTCCGGTGATCACCACTCGGCGACTCATTACGCGAGTCCTCCGGATCGGATGCTGAGCATCAAGTCAGTGCCACTCAGCTCTGGTTCTGCTTGATGTACTCGATCGCGTCGCCCACGGTCTGGAGCTTCTCCGCGTCCTCGTCCGGAATCTCGATCCCGAACTCCTCCTCGAAGGCCATCACCAGCTCGACCGTATCGAGGGAATCCGCACCCAGATCGTCGACGAACGAGGCCTCGTTGGTCACCTTCTCGGCCTCCACCCCCAATTCGTTGATGATGATATCCTTGACCTTGGCCTCGATGTCCGCCATCGCTCTGCTCCTTGGAAAATGTTATCGGTCTCCGCGAAACTACACGGGCGCCTGCATCCTACTAGATGACCATTCCACCGTCCACCACCAGCACCTGCCCGGTAATGTAGCTCGCACCGGGCCCGGCGAGGAATCGCACCACCGAGGCGATGTCCTCCGGGCGGCCGAGCCGGCCCAGGGCGATCTGCTCTAGCAGCGCCGCGCGCGCCGCCTCGGGTAGCTCCGCGGTCATGTCGGTCTCGATGTAGCCCGGCGCGACCACGTTCACCAGGATGCCCCGGGAAGCGAGCTCTTTCGCCACCGCCTTGGTCAGCCCGATGAGACCGGCCTTGGAGGCGGCGTAGTTCGCCTGCCCCTTGTTGCCGGACAGGCCCACCACACTCGATATGTTGATGATCCTCCCGGCCTTCTTCTTCATCATCCCGCGGGTAACCGCCCGGATGACGTTGAAGGCACCGCGGAGGTTGGTGTCGATCACTACATCCCAGTCCTCATCCTTCAGCCGCATGAGGATGTTGTCCCGGGTCACGCCGGCGTTGTTGACGACCACGTCCGGGGATCCCAGCTCGGCCTCGACCCGACTGACCAGTTCGTTCACGCTCTGCGAATCCGCCACGTCGGCGGCGTAGCCGGCGTGCCCCTCACCGGGCAGCTCCGCGGCGGCGGCCTGAGCGCGCGCCTCATCCCGCGCCACCACCGCCACCCGTGCACCCGCCGAGGCCAGCTCCTTTGCTACCGCGAAGCCGATCCCGCGGGATCCTCCTGTGACCAGCGCGACCTGTGACGTCAGCTCCTGCACCGGTTCACCCCCTCCCCCAGAATTGATCGATCTCCTGGACGGTCCCGAGCGTTCGCGTCGGCACGTCCCGCGTCACACGCTTCATCAGCCCTGCCAGCACGTTGCCCGGGCCGAGCTCCCAACACTCCTCCAAGCCAACCTCCAGCATGGCGCGCTCGACCTCCACCCACCGCACCGGCGAGGTCAGCTGGCGAACGAGCAGGTCCCTCGCCGTCGCCGCCTCTTTCACCGGCTCACCGGTGACGTTGGAGACCACCGGGAGACGGGGATCGGACAGGGGGACGCTCTCGAGCTGCTCGCGCAGACCTTCTTCAGCGGAAGCCATGAGGGGTGAGTGGAAGGCACCCGAGACGTTCAGCGGCACAACCTTTCGTGCTCCCGCTTCCGCCAGGAGAGGCTCCGCACGCCGCACGGCCTCCACGTCGCCGGAGACCACCACCTGTCCGGGCGCATTGTAGTTGGCGGGTACGACGACGCCGTCGCCCGCATCGGATGCTTGCTGACAGACCGACTCGACGACCGCATCATCCAGGCCCAGAACCGCCGCCATCGTGCCGGGCCGCTCCTCACCGGAGCGCAGCATCAACTCTCCCCGTCGGCGCACGGTCCGAACCGCATCGGCGAACTCCATCCCTCCCGCCGCGACGTACGCACTGAACTCACCGAGCGAGTGGCCGGCAGCAATGGTCGCGAGCGACTGCCTTTCCTCCAGCAATCGCCACACGGCCACACTGTGCACCAGCAGCGCCGGCTGCGCGTTCACCGTGAGCGTAAGCTCCTCCTCCGGCCCCTCCCAGCAGAGGCGGGAAAGATTGAAGCTGAGCGCGTCGTCGGCTTCCTCGAAGGTCCAGCGAACGACGGGAAAGGCCTCCGCCAGGTCCTTCCCCATTCCGACGCGCTGCGATCCTTGGCCCGGAAAGAGCAGCCCGACCGGGCCCGAAGCGTCGCTCACAGGCGCACCACGTTGGAGGCCCAGGTGAACCCCGCGCCGAAAGCCACCATCAGGACCAGCGAGCCCTTGCCCACGAGCCCCTGCTCCCGCGCCTCGTCGAGGGCGACCGGCAACGAAGCGGAGCTCATGTTGCCGTACCTGTCGACATTGACGAAGACCTTCTCCATGGGGATGCCGGCATACTTCGCCGTGGCCTCGATGATCCGCAGGTTCGCCTGATGGGGGACCAGGAGGTCGATCTCCTCGCTCGTCACCCCCGCGCGCACCATCGCCTCGCTGGCGGCCTCGCACATCGAACGGACGGCGTTCTTGAAGACCTCGGGTCCCGCCATGCGGATGTAGTGGTTACGCTCGTCGAGCACCACCAGCTCGATGGGAATGCGGGTCCCACCGGCCGGACGCCAGAGCAGCTCGGCCAGGGTGCCGTCCGAGCGCATGAAGGTCGAGAGAAGGCCCGACTCGCCATCGGAGGGTTGCACAACCGCCGCGCCCGCGCCGTCCCCGAAGAGGACGCAGGTGCTGCGGTCCGTCCAGTCCACGATCGAGCTCATCTTCTCGGTGCAGACGAGCAGCACGTTCTTCGCCTGCTCGGCGGCAATGTGACCGGTGGCGAGGGAGAGCCCGAAGGGGAAGCCGGAACAGGCAGTGGCGAAGTCGTACGCCGCCGCGTTGGTGGCCCCGATCAGGGCCTGGATGTCGCAGGCGGTCGAGGGAAGCAGCCGGTCGGGCGTGGCCGTCGACACGATGATAAGGTCGATGTCGGTCGCAGCGAGGCCTGCCTCGTCGAGCGCGGCGCGCGCCGCGGCCGCTCCCATGTCCGCCGCGCCAGTCTCCGGAGACGCCAGGTGCCGCGTGCGGATGCCGGTTCGCGTGCGGATCCACTCGTCCGAAGTGTCCACCATCGTCTCCATCTCGGCGTTCGTCACCACCCGTTCGGGGATGAAGCGACCGGTAGAGACGATGCGCGCGCGCGGGACCGGACGGGACCCGCTCACGATTGCCCCTGAGGCGCGGTCAGACGCGCCAGACGGTTCTGGATGTGCTGCACCATATGATTCTCCACGGCCTGGACCGCCACCCGGATGGCCGCCACGATCGCGCGGGGGGGCGAGCCCCCGTGGCAGATGATCGTGACGCCGTTCACGCCGAGAAGCGGGGCGCCGCCATATTCAGTGTAGTCGAGGATCTGAGCGATACGGCTCAGGTCGAGCGTTGCGGAGGTCGCCTCCACCTCTGCTCGCACGAGATCGACGAAGAAGGCCGCCACCGACTCGTAGAACTTCAACAGGACATTGCCGGCGAAGCCATCGCACACCAGCACGTCGCATTCTTCCTCGATGATTCCCCGCCCTTCCACGTTCCCGACGAAGTTCAGCGACGGCGAGGCAGCGAGGAGCCCGTAAGCCTCCACCGAGCGCTCGTCACCTTTCTCCGGCTCCTCCCCGATGTTCAGCAGACCGACCCGGGGATTCTCCACTCCCATGAGGTCGCGAGCGTAGATGGAGCCGAGGTGAGCGAACTGGAGGAGGTGCGAGGGGCGGGTATCGACGTTCGCGCCGGCGTCGATGAGAAGCGTCTGCCCGTTCCGCGTGGGGAGGACCGTGCCGATCGCAGGGCGATCCACGCCGGGCAGGGGGCGCAGGATGACCAGCGAGCCGGCCATGACCGCACCCGTGGATCCGGCGCTGATAAACGCGTCGACCTCCCCCTGTTTCTGCAGGGAGAGGCCGACCACGATCGAAGAATCCGGCTTGCGGCGGATCGCCTGGGCCGGCGGCTCTCCCATCTCGATGCGACTGGGAGCGTGAACGATTTCGATCCTCTCCCGCGAGGCACCCGGGTGCCGCGCCAGCTCAGCCTCGATGCGCTCGCGGTCTCCAACCAGGACGAGAGTGAAAGAGCCTGGGAGTGTGCGAAGTGCCCCGATCGCGCCCTCGACCTCGATGGTGGGCGCACGATCGGAACCCATCGCGTCCAGGGCGATCCGCATGGCGGAAATGCCGCGTTAGAGCTCTTCGATCTCGAGCCTCTGCACCTGACGGTAATAGCCGCAGGTGGGGCAGACGCGATGCGGCACCTGGGGATCGCCGCAACGCGGACAGCTGCGAAGCGCCGGCATGCGCGCCTTTACGTGCGTACGACGCTTGCGCTGCCGCTGCTTGGATTGACGCCTCTTCGGAACGGCCATTGTTCAGCCCTCTCGGGTGATGGTCAGTCGAATTTGAGCTTCTTGAGCGCGGACCAGGGGCTCGACTCCTCCTCCGGAACGCAGTCACAGGTCCCGTCGTTCAGGTTCGCGCCGCATTTCGGACAGAGCCCGCGGCACGACTCCGAGCAGACCACATAGTCGAGCAGCCGGAGGATCAACTCCTCCCGCAGCGGTGGACCCAGATCCACGTAGTCCCCGCGCGCGGGAAGAGGGTACACCTCCCCCTCCAGATCCGCTACCTCTTCGCCGTTGAGGGGCTCGAAAAGAAGGGTGACCTCGTCGTCCAGCTCCCGCACGACGGGTTCGAGGCACCTGCGGCACTCGAGGGCAAGCCTAACCTTCATCTCCCCGCGCACCAGCACACCCTCACCCACGGACTGCGCGCGAAGATCGACCCGCAGCGGCCCCTCCAACTTCACCTCCGACCCCTCCCACAGCGGATCGGAGGGCAAAATTTGGCCCTCCACCCGCGCCTCGCCGCGGGCCACATCCGCCAGGTTCAAAATCGGCATAAACAGAAAAATTAGCGCAGCGACGGGCAAGTGTCAACCGCGGGAAGGGCGCGAAGGCAGCGTGTAGACTGGGTTTGCGACTGCCTCCCCGGGGCCTTTGGACCCTACCCTTTCACCGGTGTGCAGGACGCGAGCCGCGGCCTCAGCGCTCCTCGCCGCTCAGCAGCCACGAGGCCAGGAAGGACACCAGGCTGATCACGATCGACCCGAGCAGGGCAGCCCAGAAGCCGTCGACGAAGAAGCGCAGTCCGATGGACTGCGCGATCGCCTCCGTCAGCAGGAGCATGGCGGCATTGATCACCAGCAGGAACAGCCCCAGGGTCAGAAAGATCAGGCCGCAGGCGAGGAAGCTCAGAATCGGGCGTACCAGCGCATTGACCAGCCCCAGAATGAGGGCGACGACGAAGAAGGACCCTGTGCCGCCCTCCAGGTGCACCCCTTCGACGAGGTAGACGGCGGCAGCCACACCCACCGCCGATATCAACCAGCGAAGGAGCAGGTTCATCTCGCTGCGCCTGCCGCCCTCAGGCGGCGTTCGCCGTCAGCTCCGACTCGGCGAAGAAGAACGCCACCTCCACTGCCGCGTTCTCATCGGAGTCGGACGCGTGGATCGCATTCCGTCCCTTCGACTCCGCGTAGAGCTTGCGCACGGTTCCCTCCGCCGCCTCGGCCGGGTCGGTGGCGCCGATCACCTCCCTGAGCTTGGCCACCGCGTCGTCGCGCTCCAGGACCATCGGGATCACCGGCCCGGAAACCATGAAGTCCACCAACTCGGCGTAGAACGGCCGCTCCCGGTGCACGGCGTAAAAGGCGCCGGCCTGCTCCCGGCTCAGGCGCGTCATGCGCAGCGCCCGAACCCGGAACCCCTCCCGCTCCAGGTGGGCGATGATCTTCCCGGCGTGCCCGGCCGCGACGGCGTCGGGCTTGATGATCGCTAACGTTCGAGACATTCGAGATCTTTCTGATCGATTACGAATTTCGAATTACGAATTACGAATCACGAATTACGAATCACGGATGGAGATCACGAATTCGGTAGCTGCGACTTTCCGTTCCGGCACCGCGCGCCCACCGGCACGATTTAGTAATTCGTAATTCGTAATTTCGGCTTTACTTGCCGAACAGCTTGCGCAGAATGTCGCTCCGCGTAAGGAAGCCGGTCAGCTTGCCTTCGCTCACCACGGGGAGGCGCTCGACGTCCTTGTTCACCATGATGGAGGCCAGCTCCGCGAGGCTCTGGTCCTCGGAGATGCACATCACCGACCGGGACATGATCTCCCGCACCGGGGTGTCCTGCAGGGAGCGCTCCTGGGCCTTGAGCTCCTGCGGCTCGCCTGTGCCGGCCTGGACGACCTGCGGGAGCAGGAAGCGAAGCAGGTCACGGTCGGTGACCATCCCCAGCACTTCCCGCTTCTCCCCCACCACCGGCACCGCCTTCAGCTCGTGCCGGATGATCAGCTCCAGGAGCTCGCTCACCGGCGTATCGGGGAAGACCCGGTGCACCCGCTGCGTCATGATGTCGCGCACGGTCAGGCGTGGTTGCACCGCCAGGTTGCCCAGCTCCGGGATGGCGAGGATCTCCTCCGGAGTCCGGGCAGCGAGCATCCGCTCGACCACCCCCTCCGAGCGCAGCGCGCGAGCGAGCGCGGCCACCATCTGCAGGTAGAGGTTGGCCGCCGAGGGCGGTGCCAGCACCAGCACCACGATCTGCTCGGTCGGCTCGCTCGGGCCGCCCGGGGTGCGCATCGGCTCCGGTGCGACCCCGATCGCCACGACCAGGTCCGCGACCGCATCCGTGCGCAGATGCGGCAGGAGGATCCGGTCGCCGACGTGGACCACGTCGCGGACCCGATCCTCCGAAGTCAGCCGCTCGACTCGCTCCGGGTGGATCAACGCGCCGGTATCGACGAGGCGCTGCACGAGCTCCCGCACCGCGGCGCGGAAGGTGTCCGCCTGGAGGGGCACGATCACGTGCTCCGGACGCAGGATTTCGCTCAAGCGCATGGTGCCTCGAGGGTTGTACCGGGAGCCGCAGAGGCGGCTTTCAGGCGGCGAGCGCGTCGCGAATCAGACCCACCACGTCCAGCGGCCGGCGGGCCACGCCGATCCCGCTCTCCTCGAAGGCACGGATCTTCTCCTCGGCCGTGCCCGCAGAACCGGAGATGATCGCCCCGGCGTGACCCATCCGCCGACCCGGTGGGGCCGTCTGTCCCGCGATGAAGCCCACCACCGGCTTGCTCAGGTTCTCACGGACATACCGCGCGGCTTCCTGCTCATCGGTGCCGCCGATCTCCCCGATCATGACCACGGCCTTGGTTTCGGGATCGGCCTCGAAGGCCGCGAGGCAGTCGATGAAGCTGGTGCCGTTGATCGGATCACCACCGATGCCGACACAGGTGGTGGTCCCGATCCCCGCCCCCTTGAGCTTCGCCACCACCTCGTAGGTCAGGGTCCCCGATCGGGAGACCAGACCCACCGGGCCTGGCTCGGTGATGTTGCCGGGAATGATGCCCACCTTGCTCTTGCCGGGTGAGATCAGCCCCGGGCAGTTCGGCCCGAGCAGACGCGCGCCCTTCTCCTGCACGTACATGCGCACGCGCATCATGTCGAGCACCGGAACCCCCTCGGTGATGCAGACGATGAACTCGATGCCCGCATCGGCCGCCTCGAACATCGCGTCGGCCGCGAAGGCCGGGGGCACGTAGATCACCGAGGTGTTCGCGCCCGCCTCCCGCACCGCCTGCTCGACTGTGTCGAACACCGGCACGGCGTCGTCGAACTTCTGCCCGCCCTTCCCCGGAGTCACCCCCGCCACCACGCGGGTTCCGTACTCGCGCATCTGGCGCGTGTGGAACGATCCATCGCGCCCTGTAATCCCCTGTACGACGAGGCGCGTATCCTGATCGATGAAGATGCTCACTTGCCCTCTCCCTTGGCGAGGTTCACAGCCCGTTCGACGGCCTCGTCCATGTCGGTCATCGCGCTGAACCCCGCCGCCTCCAGAATTTCGACCGCCTTCTCTTCGTTGGTTCCAGTAAGCCGGATCACGATCGGCACGGCGATGTCGATCTGCCGTGTCGCGGTGACAATGCCGTTGGCGACGTCGTCGCAGCGCGTGATCCCGCCGAAGATGTTGAAGAGGATGACCCGGACGTTGGGATCGGAGGTGATGATGCGGAGGGCGTTGACCACCTTCTCGGGGTTCGACGACCCACCGATGTCCAGGAAGTTGGCCGGCTCTCCCCCGTAGTACTTGACGAGGTCCATGGTCGCCATGGCCAGGCCGGCACCGTTCACGCAGCAGCCGACGTTGCCGTCCAGCTTGATGAAGGTGAGCCCCGCCTGCCGCGCCGCGACCTCGGAGGGCGCCTCGGCACTCTCGTCGCGCAGCGCTTCGATCTCCGGCCGCCGGAAGAGCT
The DNA window shown above is from Longimicrobiaceae bacterium and carries:
- a CDS encoding acyl carrier protein; the protein is MADIEAKVKDIIINELGVEAEKVTNEASFVDDLGADSLDTVELVMAFEEEFGIEIPDEDAEKLQTVGDAIEYIKQNQS
- the fabG gene encoding 3-oxoacyl-ACP reductase FabG codes for the protein MQELTSQVALVTGGSRGIGFAVAKELASAGARVAVVARDEARAQAAAAELPGEGHAGYAADVADSQSVNELVSRVEAELGSPDVVVNNAGVTRDNILMRLKDEDWDVVIDTNLRGAFNVIRAVTRGMMKKKAGRIINISSVVGLSGNKGQANYAASKAGLIGLTKAVAKELASRGILVNVVAPGYIETDMTAELPEAARAALLEQIALGRLGRPEDIASVVRFLAGPGASYITGQVLVVDGGMVI
- the fabD gene encoding ACP S-malonyltransferase, whose product is MSDASGPVGLLFPGQGSQRVGMGKDLAEAFPVVRWTFEEADDALSFNLSRLCWEGPEEELTLTVNAQPALLVHSVAVWRLLEERQSLATIAAGHSLGEFSAYVAAGGMEFADAVRTVRRRGELMLRSGEERPGTMAAVLGLDDAVVESVCQQASDAGDGVVVPANYNAPGQVVVSGDVEAVRRAEPLLAEAGARKVVPLNVSGAFHSPLMASAEEGLREQLESVPLSDPRLPVVSNVTGEPVKEAATARDLLVRQLTSPVRWVEVERAMLEVGLEECWELGPGNVLAGLMKRVTRDVPTRTLGTVQEIDQFWGRG
- a CDS encoding beta-ketoacyl-ACP synthase III, with the translated sequence MSGSRPVPRARIVSTGRFIPERVVTNAEMETMVDTSDEWIRTRTGIRTRHLASPETGAADMGAAAARAALDEAGLAATDIDLIIVSTATPDRLLPSTACDIQALIGATNAAAYDFATACSGFPFGLSLATGHIAAEQAKNVLLVCTEKMSSIVDWTDRSTCVLFGDGAGAAVVQPSDGESGLLSTFMRSDGTLAELLWRPAGGTRIPIELVVLDERNHYIRMAGPEVFKNAVRSMCEAASEAMVRAGVTSEEIDLLVPHQANLRIIEATAKYAGIPMEKVFVNVDRYGNMSSASLPVALDEAREQGLVGKGSLVLMVAFGAGFTWASNVVRL
- the plsX gene encoding phosphate acyltransferase PlsX, which produces MRIALDAMGSDRAPTIEVEGAIGALRTLPGSFTLVLVGDRERIEAELARHPGASRERIEIVHAPSRIEMGEPPAQAIRRKPDSSIVVGLSLQKQGEVDAFISAGSTGAVMAGSLVILRPLPGVDRPAIGTVLPTRNGQTLLIDAGANVDTRPSHLLQFAHLGSIYARDLMGVENPRVGLLNIGEEPEKGDERSVEAYGLLAASPSLNFVGNVEGRGIIEEECDVLVCDGFAGNVLLKFYESVAAFFVDLVRAEVEATSATLDLSRIAQILDYTEYGGAPLLGVNGVTIICHGGSPPRAIVAAIRVAVQAVENHMVQHIQNRLARLTAPQGQS
- the rpmF gene encoding 50S ribosomal protein L32 — protein: MAVPKRRQSKQRQRKRRTHVKARMPALRSCPRCGDPQVPHRVCPTCGYYRQVQRLEIEEL
- a CDS encoding DUF177 domain-containing protein is translated as MPILNLADVARGEARVEGQILPSDPLWEGSEVKLEGPLRVDLRAQSVGEGVLVRGEMKVRLALECRRCLEPVVRELDDEVTLLFEPLNGEEVADLEGEVYPLPARGDYVDLGPPLREELILRLLDYVVCSESCRGLCPKCGANLNDGTCDCVPEEESSPWSALKKLKFD
- a CDS encoding phage holin family protein, which codes for MNLLLRWLISAVGVAAAVYLVEGVHLEGGTGSFFVVALILGLVNALVRPILSFLACGLIFLTLGLFLLVINAAMLLLTEAIAQSIGLRFFVDGFWAALLGSIVISLVSFLASWLLSGEER
- the ndk gene encoding nucleoside-diphosphate kinase, producing the protein MSRTLAIIKPDAVAAGHAGKIIAHLEREGFRVRALRMTRLSREQAGAFYAVHRERPFYAELVDFMVSGPVIPMVLERDDAVAKLREVIGATDPAEAAEGTVRKLYAESKGRNAIHASDSDENAAVEVAFFFAESELTANAA
- a CDS encoding CBS domain-containing protein, which codes for MRLSEILRPEHVIVPLQADTFRAAVRELVQRLVDTGALIHPERVERLTSEDRVRDVVHVGDRILLPHLRTDAVADLVVAIGVAPEPMRTPGGPSEPTEQIVVLVLAPPSAANLYLQMVAALARALRSEGVVERMLAARTPEEILAIPELGNLAVQPRLTVRDIMTQRVHRVFPDTPVSELLELIIRHELKAVPVVGEKREVLGMVTDRDLLRFLLPQVVQAGTGEPQELKAQERSLQDTPVREIMSRSVMCISEDQSLAELASIMVNKDVERLPVVSEGKLTGFLTRSDILRKLFGK
- the sucD gene encoding succinate--CoA ligase subunit alpha, which codes for MSIFIDQDTRLVVQGITGRDGSFHTRQMREYGTRVVAGVTPGKGGQKFDDAVPVFDTVEQAVREAGANTSVIYVPPAFAADAMFEAADAGIEFIVCITEGVPVLDMMRVRMYVQEKGARLLGPNCPGLISPGKSKVGIIPGNITEPGPVGLVSRSGTLTYEVVAKLKGAGIGTTTCVGIGGDPINGTSFIDCLAAFEADPETKAVVMIGEIGGTDEQEAARYVRENLSKPVVGFIAGQTAPPGRRMGHAGAIISGSAGTAEEKIRAFEESGIGVARRPLDVVGLIRDALAA
- the sucC gene encoding ADP-forming succinate--CoA ligase subunit beta, which translates into the protein EDIGTEAYVGIIVDRESKKPVFMVSASGGVDIEEVAHTNPEAIRKLPVDPRYGLLPHQAYWLATELYDDVKQQRAAAKIMAQLYDSFFDAGCSLAEINPLITTPAGEVKAIDAKMNIDDNELFRRPEIEALRDESAEAPSEVAARQAGLTFIKLDGNVGCCVNGAGLAMATMDLVKYYGGEPANFLDIGGSSNPEKVVNALRIITSDPNVRVILFNIFGGITRCDDVANGIVTATRQIDIAVPIVIRLTGTNEEKAVEILEAAGFSAMTDMDEAVERAVNLAKGEGK